One genomic segment of Hordeum vulgare subsp. vulgare chromosome 2H, MorexV3_pseudomolecules_assembly, whole genome shotgun sequence includes these proteins:
- the LOC123431441 gene encoding ethylene receptor 2-like, translated as MNAMVMVMVMVAPRARAMPCWLLMSLLLLLLLPLSWAADFSHCGGCDDDGDDGLWSTDNILQCQKVSDFLIATAYFSIPLELLYFTTCSDLFPLKWIVLQFGAFIVLCGLTHLINVFTYDPHSFHLVLALTVAKFLTALVSFATAITLLTLIPQLLRVKVRENFLRIKARELDQEVGKMKRQEEASWHVRMLTQEIRKSLDRHTILYTTMVELSKTLHLQNCAVWMPNQGRTDMILTHHLREREITESHSGSIPIGDPDVVDIKATRGAKVLGEGSALGTASRCNPEAGAAVAAIRMPMLRVSNFKGGTPEMMETSYAILVLVLPEDGSLGWGEQELEIVEVIADQVAVALSHAAVLEESQLMRDKLAQQHRDLLQAKHEAVMATEARNSFQSAMYDGMRRPMHSVLGLVSMMQQESMNPEQRLVMDAIVKTTSVASTLMNDVMQTSTMDREHLSLVRRPFSLHSLIKEAVSVVRCLCGSKGVDFEFQVENSLPERVVGDEKRVFHIVLHMVGTLINQCRAGCLSLYVNSYNEMDDRHNNQDWMLLRRANFSAGYVCVKFEIRMKKFSLGSSSSPPSQISQEPYASSSEMGLSFNMCKKIVQMMNGNIWSVSDPQGLRETVMLALQFQVQHVTPVSGASSDLYRLSPIPNFNGLHVLLVDGDDINRAVTHKLLEKLGCRVFSVSSGIQCMASFAGGESSFQLVLVDLTMHTMDGFEVALAIRKLRSNSWPPLIVALAASSDDNVRDRCQRSGINGLLQKPVTLAALGDEVYRVLQHN; from the exons ATGAATGCTATGGTAATGGTAATGGTAATGGTAGCACCAAGAGCAAGAGCAATGCCGTGCTGGCTCCTcatgtcactgctgctgctgctgctgctgcctctGTCCTGGGCGGCCGATTTCAGCCACTGTGGCGGctgcgatgacgacggcgacgatggccTGTGGAGCACGGACAACATCCTGCAGTGCCAGAAAGTGAGCGACTTCCTCATCGCCACCGCCTACTTCTCCATCCCGCTTGAGCTGCTCTACTTCACCACCTGCTCCGACCTCTTCCCCCTCAAATGGATCGTCCTGCAGTTCGGCGCATTCATCGTCCTCTGCGGCCTCACCCACCTCATCAACGTCTTCACCTACGACCCACACTCCTTTCACCTCGTCCTCGCCCTAACCGTCGCCAAGTTCCTCACCGCCCTCGTCTCCTTCGCCACCGCCATCACCCTGCTCACATTGATACCCCAGCTGCTCAGGGTCAAGGTCAGGGAGAACTTCCTCAGGATCAAGGCACGCGAGCTGGACCAGGAGGTGGGCAAGATGAAGAGGCAGGAGGAGGCCAGCTGGCACGTGCGTATGCTCACCCAGGAGATACGCAAGTCGCTCGACAGGCACACCATCCTCTACACCACCATGGTCGAGCTCTCCAAGACGCTGCACCTACAGAATTGTGCCGTGTGGATGCCGAATCAGGGCAGGACCGACATGATCCTCACGCATCATCTCAGGGAAAGGGAGATCACCGAGTCGCACAGCGGCTCCATTCCCATCGGTGACCCGGACGTGGTCGACATAAAGGCCACGAGGGGCGCAAAGGTCCTCGGGGAAGGCTCTGCGCTCGGGACCGCTAGCAGGTGCAATCCTGAGGCAGGGGCCGCCGTCGCGGCGATACGGATGCCGATGCTAAGGGTGTCCAATTTCAAAGGCGGCACCCCGGAGATGATGGAGACAAGCTATGCTATTCTGGTCTTGGTCTTACCCGAGGATGGTTCCCTAGGGTGGGGTGAGCAGGAGCTCGAGATTGTCGAAGTGATCGCCGATCAAGTGGCGGTCGCGCTCTCGCATGCTGCCGTTCTAGAGGAGTCTCAGCTGATGCGAGACAAACTTGCTCAGCAGCACAGGGACTTGCTGCAGGCAAAGCATGAGGCTGTGATGGCAACCGAAGCCAGGAATTCGTTTCAGAGCGCCATGTACGACGGGATGCGCAGGCCGATGCACTCTGTCCTCGGGCTCGTCTCGATGATGCAGCAGGAAAGCATGAACCCCGAGCAGAGGCTCGTCATGGACGCCATCGTCAAGACGACCAGTGTTGCCTCGACGTTGATGAATGATGTCATGCAAACATCGACGATGGACCGTGAGCACTTATCTCTGGTGAGGAGGCCGTTCAGCCTCCATTCCTTGATCAAGGAAGCGGTCAGCGTCGTGAGGTGTCTGTGTGGCTCCAAGGGGGTTGATTTCGAGTTTCAAGTGGAGAATTCCTTGCCCGAAAGGGTCGTTGGCGACGAGAAGAGGGTTTTCCATATTGTCTTGCACATGGTGGGCACTCTGATAAACCAGTGCCGTGCGGGCTGCCTCTCTCTGTATGTGAATAGTTACAACGAGATGGATGACAGGCATAATAATCAGGACTGGATGCTGCTGCGGAGAGCAAACTTCTCTGCCGGATATGTGTGTGTCAAGTTTGAGATTCGGATGAAAAAATTCTCTTtgggttcttcttcatctcctcccaGCCAAATAAGTCAAGAGCCATACGCTAGCAGTTCGGAGATGGGCCTTAGCTTCAACATGTGCAAGAAGATTGTGCAG ATGATGAATGGTAATATCTGGTCCGTATCAGACCCACAAGGGCTGAGAGAGACCGTCATGCTGGCTCTCCAGTTCCAGGTGCAACATGTGACCCCTGTCTCTGGAGCATCCTCGGACCTATACCGATTATCACCGATCCCCAACTTCAACGGGCTTCATGTCCTCCTCGTGGACGGCGATGACATCAACCGAGCCGTCACCCACAAGCTCCTGGAGAAGCTCGGGTGCCGAGTCTTTTCGGTCAGCTCCGGCATCCAGTGCATGGCGTCCTTTGCGGGCGGCGAGTCGTCCTTCCAGCTGGTGCTTGTCGACCTGACCATGCACACGATGGACGGGTTCGAGGTGGCCCTGGCGATCCGCAAGTTGAGGAGCAACAGCTGGCCGCCGCTGATCGTGGCCCTGGCAGCGAGCTCGGACGACAATGTCCGGGACCGGTGCCAGCGGTCGGGAATAAACGGGCTGCTCCAGAAGCCCGTCACATTGGCGGCCCTGGGAGATGAAGTGTATAGAGTCCTTCAGCACAACTGA
- the LOC123431440 gene encoding polycomb group protein EMF2B-like — MCRQPSTPDLSPDEQLAAEETFKLYCKPVELCNVIQKRALDNPAFLQRCLHYMIQASRKKRIQLTVSLSRGIECPDQNIFPLYLLLATPTSDNIPLEGHSPIYRFSRACLLTSFSEFASTKATFMIPDVKNIATSRACNLSVILIRCASQGQAGENNCSGDHVEASALRKLEGKCFWGKIPINLLGSSLENCVTLNLGHTVELASTVTMSPSFLEPKFLEQDSCLTFCSHKVDATGSYQLQVGISVQEAGARDMSESPYNSYSYSDVPPSSVSHIIRLRAGNVIFNFKYYNNTMQKTEVTEDFACAFCLVKCGSYKGLGCHLNSTHDLFHFEFWISEECQAVNVSLKADAWKMELMGKGVDPRHQTFSYCSRLKVRRRRSVATAENISPVHPHIMDSGSPEDTQAGSKDEFVQREDDNNSVALDSAEHDHSLNGSNLTPPTVLEFGKTRKLSAERSDPRNRQLLQKRQFFHSHRAQPIAVEQVFSDHDSEDEVDDDIADFEDRRMLADFLDVTKDEKLIMHMWNSFIRKQRVLADGHIPWACEGFSRLHGPQLVQNPPLLWCWRFVMIKLWNHNLLDARAMNTCNMILEGYHPHPKKKT; from the exons ATGTGCCGTCAACCGTCCACGCCTGACTTGTCTCCAGATGAGCAGCTTGCTGCCGAAGAAACCTTCAAGTTGTACTGCAAGCCAGTTGAGCTCTGCAATGTTATTCAAAAACGAGCCCTTGATAAT CCCGCTTTCCTGCAAAGATGCCTTCATTACATGATACAGGCAAGCCGTAAAAAGAG GATTCAACTAACCGTATCCCTTTCTCGAGGTATCGAATGCCCAGACCAGAATATCTTCCCCCTTTATCTTCTCTTAGCTACACCTACTAGTGATAACATCCCACTTGAAGGG CATTCTCCTATATATCGATTCAGCCGTGCCTGTTTGCTTACGTCATTCAGTGAATTTGCTAGCACCAAAGCCACATTCATGATTCCAGACGTCAAGAATATAGCAACCTCCCGAGCTTGCAACCTCAGCGTTATCCTTATCCGCTGTG CTTCACAAGGGCAAGCTGGAGAAAACAACTGCTCCGGGGACCATGTGGAAGCATCTGCTCTCCGAA AGCTTGAAGGGAAATGTTTCTGGGGTAAAATACCAATTAATTTACTTGGTTCGTCTTTGGAGAATTGTGTGACTTTAAATCTGGGACATACCGTGGAGTTGGCTTCTACAGTTACTATGAGCCCAAGCTTCTTAGAg CCAAAATTTCTGGAGCAGGACAGTTGCTTGACATTTTGCTCTCATAAGGTTGATGCTACG ggttcatatcaactccaagtTGGCATATCCGTTCAAGAGGCTGGTGCCAGAGACATGTCTGAATCTCCGTATAATAGTTACTCATACAGTGATGTCCCACCTTCATCAGTATCTCATATTATAAG GTTAAGAGCTGGTAATgtgattttcaacttcaagtactaCAACAATACTATGCAAAAGACTGAAG TCACTGAAGATTTTGCTTGCGCCTTTTGCTTGGTAAAGTGTGGAAGCTACAAG GGCCTGGGGTGTCACTTGAACTCAACGCATGACCTATTCCACTTTGAGTTTTGG ATATCTGAAGAATGCCAGGCTGTTAATGTTAGTCTGAAGGCTGATGCCTGGAAAATGGAG CTTATGGGCAAGGGAGTTGATCCAAGACATCAAACATTTTCCTACTG CTCAAGGCTTAAGGTGCGTCGTCGAAGGTCGGTAGCCACAGCTGAGAATATAAGCCCCGTACATCCACATATCATGGATTCAGGTTCACCCGAAGATACCCAGGCAGGGTCTAAAGACGAGTTTGTTCAGAGGGAAGATG ATAATAATTCGGTAGCACTCGATTCTGCCGAGCACGATCACTCATTAAATGGTAGCAATCTTACACCGCCGACAGTACTAGAGTTTGGGAAGACAAGGAAACTGTCTGCGGAGCGAAGTGATCCCAGAAA CCGACAACTCCTGCAGAAACGTCAGTTCTTCCATTCTCACAGGGCACAG CCAATAGCAGTGGAACAAGTTTTCTCAGATCATGACAGCGAGGATGAAGTGGACGATGACATTGCCGACTTCGAAGATAGACGG atgcttgctgatTTTCTTGATGTCACAAAAGATGAGAAGCTTATTATGCATATGTGGAATTCATTTATTCGGAAACAAAG GGTGCTAGCTGATGGGCATATACCTTGGGCCTGTGAGGGCTTTTCCCGGCTTCATGGACCGCAGCTTGTACAAAACCCTCCTCTGCTCTG GTGCTGGCGTTTTGTCATGATTAAGCTGTGGAACCACAACCTACTGGATGCGCGCGCCATGAACACCTGCAACATGATTCTTGAGGGATACCACCCCCACCCTAAGAAGAAGACGTGA